ctaagaagtaagatcacaaaatacatggaatcacagcatctccataaccccggacaacatggtttcagaacagggcactcttgcctgttgcagttgctggaccactgtgatatggcattagatgctatagaagacaaacaaaacgctgatgtaatttgcacagatttcgcaaaagcttttgataaatgtgaccatggtgttattgcacataaaatgcgttcaaaaggaattactggaaaaataggcagatggatctacagtttcctgaccaacagaacccaatgtgtaatagtcaacaaaataaaatccagcccatcaactgtcaagagctcagtcccccagggtacagtgcttgctccagtactttttctcatcctcatatcggacatagacaagaacacaacctatagcactgtttcatcctttgcagatgacactaggatcttcatgagagtaggcaacatagaggacacggcaaacctccagttagatgtagatcaggtctttctatgggctacagaaaataatatggtgtttaacgaagataagttccagctcatgcgctatggaaaaaatgaaaatataaaaacggaaaccacgtacaaaactcaggcaaatcataacatagaacgaaaaggcaatgtaaaggatctgggtgtactcatgtcggaagaccttacctttaaagaacacaataaagtagccgtcacaactgcaagaaaaatgacaggtcggATAACaaaaacttttcacactagagatgctataccgatgatgatacttttcaaaacacttgtgctctctagagtggagtactgctgcacaatgacagcccctttcaaagctggagaaattgctgacctggagagggtgcagagatcctttactgctagaatccactcagtaaaacatctaaactattgggaccgactaaagagcctaaatctatactcccttgagcgcaggcgggagagatacataataatttacacgtggaaaatattagaggggctggtcccaaacctgcacacagaaataacatcacatgagaccagaagacatggcaggatgtgcagaagaatacccccgttgaaaagcagaggtgtaacaggtactctgagagagaactctatcaacatcagaggcccgatactgttcaacacgcttccgctacacataaggggcataactggcaatctcctcacagtgttcaagagagagctggataagcacctccaaaggatacctgatcaaccaggctgtgactcatacgtcaggctgcgagcagccgcgtccaacagcctggttgatcagtccagcaaccaggaggcctggtcgacgaccgggccgcggggacgctatgccccggaagcacctcaaggtaaggtacctccTGCACGAGCCGAAGTATGTCTTCATAATGGATCTTACTTCTTTCATGTATGGCACTTCCTGTCCCTACTGGGTTTGTTATGAGGTTCTGGAGtcatcctggcttgcagactaccCCTTTTTCTCATTGGAGGCGTGGCATTTGTTCTGTCGGTTCCCCATGCTTGAGTGGTGCGAGGCTCATggtggttcaggttttcctggggggctaaTTTAAGTACCTCAAtgcgtgcttgtttgcccctgcccttcctcggGATGTCAGTGTGGGGCAGCTTCACATGCAGATCCCTTCCTTTTCAGCTGCATTGGTCACTGAGGACTTGGGCGCCTGTGGCCTGTTGGCTTCAGTCAACAGTTCTTCTTGTGGTTCTTTTCTCTTCTTGAACTGCCCtcggactggcttgaggaggatgtggagatGCTTGGGGCCGCTTCTGGGTCTAGTGCGTTGGCCTCGGTGGTGCGTACATTGTCTGCAATTTTAAAACTATTTGCGCCGATCCTACGGGATGCagtgtctctgttttttgcttccCGTCTCGTGTGTTGGCAGGCGGTGCTTGCTTCTTCTGTGGAATCCGTTGGGCCCCTGTCTCTTAGGCTTTCTTCGCCTTTTTGcccattgctgtttgcagagtctgtagttgtgcagtatctgcaggcTGCTTCATCTAGTTGTCGTCCCAtgttggacttgttggttctctgtgTGGCCCGTTTGGGGTGTTTCCGGaagggtcatgccagggctcAAGGTTCTTCCCgtcgtggtaggccagtggtgccagtttTGGTGTCAGCACAGCTTACGGACCCATCTTTGTCTGGTCGGCGTGGTGATCGCTCTGCGTGAAAGTTGGGTTCCCATAAGAggcgtcggccctttcgcggttcgtcCCATTGATGGGGCAATAGGGGGGGAGGCTCGCTCTATTTGCTCATTCCTGGTCTAACGAtttgtgggcctttcgggtccttTAGGCCACCCAGCGCCACCCctccggtggcgttgggtggcccttcctcctttggggggttcagggTTCTCAGGTCAGGCCTCTTCTGCGCTCATTTcgggtcatctcggagtgggtttacttgggcgtggtcgaaacgaccttGTCCCTCAGTTAGGTTTTCCGCCTATTTCCGGTTCTGAAACGAGACTGCACGGACctcaggttcattctggacttgtccccgtCTGAACCCATGGGtttattgcccctccttttggatgactactctgtcccaggtctgtcTTCTGTTGGAGCGAGGTGCTtgggtggtgtccctggacctcaagaacGCTTATTGGCACGTCCCAATTTATCCGggtttcagggactggctcggttttattGTGGGGCGTTggggttaccgctttcgttgccttccattcagcttgaatctggcacctcgcagttttcacacgccttacccaGGTCTTGGTGGTCTGTCTGTATCttttaggtatttaggttctggcctacctcagcGACTGGCAGGTGTGGGTTCCTAGTCAATtcgtgtgtctgctcgccagggatttagtTCTTTCCCAACttgccaggttcgggttcctggtgaactggaggaagtcccatctaggTCCCTCTTAGGTTTGGTCTTGTGTGGGAcgttcggaccgcttccttgtctctccctccagaggctCTGCTTTGGCTTCAGTCCTGCCTTCGCCTGTTTCTGGATGAAGCTCCTGGGTCATGAGATGGTTGCTTggtcgcacagcactgctgttcagcgtgtgaccacagcatcgcctaataatgtcataatatatatataacttgtgttatttagccatgatagtattatagaagagcctgagtgtgataatgactaggtacaatgttcaaatatcagtgattcaatgctgttcacgatgttcacagcgctagccacagcaccacagcattattttgtcCATCTAAGAATCTTCAAACGACCTTTTAGGtttcttttcaaaataaacttgtggtcaattatgtatttacaggaattagtgatcaTTAAaaaattctttattttttttcgtttttgtatgtaagaaacatggagcagtccTACCTGCCGATCACCAaacaaaccttttgctataagacaaatgaaaaataaatattgaacaaatttgaagaaagaaaaatgtcataaaggtttgatGCAGTGTATGtacggtaggctgctccattattgagacgtaaatgacaaatgcaaaacaaatggaacacatttgaaacaaagaaagattgttataatggagcagcctacctgtcgaacaccgaacgaacctttttgatatTTGTTGTATTTCagaaatttcatttcttttttctacaaaaacgtcaatgctttgcaacatctcagcagccacccctttatatcccagcatcattagcatctttaaacaagaacaacataatttatgtgcatcgtcggaggcgtccaagaatgtgcaagaagcagcgctgaCCCcagcatgtggtgttgacgttactcaaatgaGCGCTCGCCATACGGAACGATTTGTCGCCGATCGAGCcggtcgttacccaaaatgtttgcCTTTTGGGGCGATCAGTTATGTGAGGTACCTCTGTATATCCATATCAGCTGGGATAGCTCTAGGGGGAGCCTCCTGGCCTAACCCagaaaaatggtgtttcattacattcaacgctggttttatataCACATAATATGGAAGAGTTTTTATTTTGGAAATGCTGTAATGTAAAGAATGTTTAACTCTTATTTTTATTCCAGTCAGCAGTTGGAAATGAAGGAAAGGTAGCAGTCGAAAACTCAGATATGTTAATGGGCTCTAACCATCAAGCAAGTTCCTTTGACCATGTACTTGCTGGAGTGCTTCCCCCATTTACATTTCTGTGCCCAGTCAACATTTTGGGTGAAGCTCTTCGTATCCTCAAGCCCAGTGGATGCTTAACAGTGAGAACAACagacaccagtagcacacagtctaATTTGAAACTTGCAGGTTTCACTTCCATATCAGAACCAAAGAATGCTAATCTTACAGATGAGCAAAAAAGGAATCTTACTACACCAGTTGTAGAAGTAACATGTAAAAAGCCTGAATTTGAAGTTGGCTCTGCTATGAAACTGTCAGTTTGCAAAACCGGCAGCATCAAAGCCATCAACTGGCACATGGAACATTGATTTGGATGATGACATTGAACTTGCTGACCCAGATGACTTGCTTACGGAAGAAGACTTGACTCTGCCTGATCCTGCAAGTCTGAAAGTGTGTGGAACTACAGGCCAACGTAAGGCATGTAAAAACTGCGTTTGTGGTTTAAAAGAAGAATTAGATGCCTGAGAACATGAAGGCAGCTGAAGAAAATAAGAAAAACTTTAAATCATCTTGTGGTAGCTGTTACCTTGGAGATGCCTTTAGGTGTGCTTCTTGCCCATACCTGGGGATGCCTGCATTTAAGCCTGGAGAGAAGGTTAAACTTACAGATAACACACTCCAAGATACTACTTAAAGCAGGGGCATGTTTAAAGAACTATGGTAATACCTCATGTTAATATAAATTATCATAATCTTGATTGCGGTTGAAGAAAAATGTTTCACTCAGTTGATAAAACAAATTAGGACATCATTATATATGGTTTACCTACATTCTTTTTCTTGCAAATATAGAggcttatgtatatatatttttaccaaaGTTTATAATTTGTGAATCATGAAATGCAGTGTGTTGTAAGGTTTAATTTTCAGAATTTTAAGTTCTTTCATTGAATTTGGGTTAATGATAACAAATATGATAGTGCattttatatattgtatatgaAAGTCACTTATACAGTGCACTCTCCCAAATCCGGATACCTTTAAACAACGGACCATCTTTATTCCTTGGATTTCCATCAAAAATTTAGAGTAGACAAAAAACTACCTGGATACTTGTTCATCATAGTAAGCAATTTCCATGAAACCTTATATTTTTTCTTttgataattttgtattttatttgtatatatattattcaaaatAATGCATTGATATTTTTAAAATGTTTTACTAaacttgtactgtactgtactataaatTGCACAACCGAGTTTGTTTGTATTCCTTGAGTGAGTGTAGTCTGACTTCGTTATTCAAGCATTTTCACTTTAGAGTTGTCACTATGTTGTAATGTAAGAGTAGCATAGGTACATCAAACAAGAGTGAGAGGAACTTCCTTACCATGGATAAAGCAGAGTTATTAGAAAAACATGATTATGGTTGGGGAGGAAAGCAGTATTGGTACTAATGCTGTTTGTCATAAAATTAGCAAAGGAAGCAGATCATATAGTTTGTGAATAAAATAAAACAGTAGTGAAAAGAGAAATGATTAACAAAATTTAAACCTTACAGTTTAAGCATGAGGATTTAGATGCTGCTTACTAATAATTTATGCAGCTCTGTAGCCTCGGGTGAACCGTTTGTTCATAGCTGAAAGATTGGCATTAATCATGGGCACTGAGGACTTAAAGGCCAGTTCAGAAGTTTAATAGATGGCATATCAGTACTATAAGTGCATTTTGCTGCCTCTTGTGTTATCAAGACCTGCCTGTGCTATTAAAAAAATTAAGTGACCaataaatttcttgcattttttcgTGCATAATTATTTATAGGCACACAACCATTATTTATATATTGTGTTTgtaaatacagtggaaccttgacTTACGAGTGCCCATACTTACAACTTTTTTGAGTTACAACCCCAATTTCATCGGAAAATTCGACTTGACGTGCAACCTTTGACTCAACTTGcgactttgttgatacacgtatgggtcgACGGGGAGTGTGGCactcttcagtttaccagtgtctctcgCCTAGTGACAATCgctcttgaattctttgtaaagaatttcattgtttttctgctTTCTTGGTTTTTGAGCTtagaagtaattattatatattatgccatgggtcccaagaaagtcagtggtaaggttcaacctaagaaaatagttgagtagaggcagtagagaatgtcccttcctcattaagaaaatgtgtgaagtatgggaagaactacacagttttgttgaaaaaactcgctcAGATAAGGCTGTAgctggccgttgcattgaccttttgaatgacaatgtgatgtctcactacagacaagtgttaaagtgtcaaacaagcagtgagccacagccAGGTCCTAATGGTATTCCTGCAAAACATAGGatagagagtaccccagaaaaggcatcactgcttgatgttattattgaaggggactcccctttcaaacagtaacacctaaccacatctcccctctccctcaccatcttccatatgccaataagagtcatcaataaaggtaagctataacttgtgCATACTATAGTACAAAATGTGTGTGGGTATTAtatatgaaatgtattttgaagttgaTATTTTTGGTAGTGTTCAACGgagtaattcaatttacattatttcttatggggaaattcgttTCAAGTTACGCCCCATGtttgggaatggattaaattcgaaaGGAATTTACCagtggaggtaccactgtatgctTTATCATGTACTGTATCACTTCCTATAAGAAAAATCAGGTAAATTTGGTAATAAATATCACAAAAAGGGCAAATTTCTAGAAAGGTTTTCATGCATTTAAGTACTGTATATAGTTCAGAAcaatgtgcagtgttgttatccagATTTTGGAGTTTCCACTGTACTTTAATATACAGTATGTTCTCTTCGTTTGTAGTACATATTAACACCGTATATACCTCATTCTGAGTACTGTATCTGTTTGCACTTTCATGTGCAGAAGCTTGCTTAACAAAACTTATGGACTTGAAAATTATAACTACTGTAATTTCAATTAATATTGGTTGTGCGAATGATTCAGGATGCATTTTTTCTTTTAAAAGGCTGTTTTGGAATTTGATCAGGTTTTTTGAGTTAAAGGAGTGGACATACTGTATGAATACAAGTGTTCTTTATAGCTCTACTATAAGTGTGTTGCTCGGCAGTTCATAATTGATAAAAAGTCATTTCTCAGCCATGTATAACACATTGTTATTATGAATTGTAAAGATATCAATATGCTAATGATTGTATATTTTGGTGTAGGATGCCGTGTTATTTGTTCAGAAAAATTACCATTTTGTGTGGTAATTCTTTTTCTTAAATTCTTAATTATTAATTTTTCTTTCTTAATTCTTTTTTTTAAAAGCCTTTTTCATATATgttttttttaagttttattaAACACTACTGTGGCAGATCACACATAAGTAGTATAAACGTACTGTATTAACATTGCGGGCAACAGGTAATTCGTATCGGGATTAAGTGCCTATAAAAAGTGTGAGTAAAAAGCCATGCATATTAAACATAAAGGCATACGGAAAAAATTGTTGGCTTCCAGAGACCTTCAAAAGTCAGTTTTATGCCTACTTCTTCATAAAACACttatttaaccactgcactgcacagAGCACCTTAAGGTGCCCAATCGAGGGTGCGCAGAGAGCCATATGGCTTTTTAGATACGGGGAGCGATTCAAAACTCCCACAGCTACACGGTGCCCACATCCTGTGCCTCTGGACTccagtaaacagacaccatcttgaaaaaaaaatcttCAGTAGCTGTACTGGCtgcgagagcctcagtactgagagaGCGACCAAGGCTGCTGCATGCAGCAGCTCACAGCACTTCTGTGCAGCTAGGGGCCACAGCACCACTTAATAATGATGAATAAAATAGGTAACTAATTATTTTGCATTGATAATGTTATAGATGAtgctgactgtgataaagactatgTGCAATGTTCATATATCAGCGAATACAGTGTTACAATATTCACAGCATGAGGTAGAGACACACAGCAACCAGCCATTGTTTCCTGCATCTACCTATCATGAAATGACCTCATGTTCCTTCACAATGTCTACATTTGTACTgcctttgctgtgaagacctctgttgttgctgtctttttttacctggaaaaggcaCATGACACCACCTGGCAATACCACACAGGTATTCTGTCCCAACTCTGTTATTGTGACCTTCATGAtaatcttcctctcttcctccagagcttcctctcttGTCATTCCTTTCAAGTGCGGATTGGTACCGCCCTCTGCCTCTTTTTGGCAgtgtgaaggtgtgccccaagttagtgttctgagcactactcttttttttcctggttgccctaaattgtcttctttcctccctttcctCTGACATTTTCTCTGCTCTTTATGTTGACAATCATACCCTTTGCTGTCAAGGTGATAACTCGCCTTTCCTCCAATGGcgacttcaacttgcaattgatgccgtttcGTCCTGGGCCACCAATCACGGCTTGAAGTTCTCTCcggctaagacttgtgctatgtccTTTACTCGAAAGCAAGTCATCCTGCGACCCCCtctgtcgctttatggtaatctTCTTTTGTATAAGGATTCTGCTAAACTTCTGGGGTTTATCTTTTGACACTCGCTTGTCCTGGTCACCACATATCTCCTACCTTTAAGCTGAATGCTCTTAGGTCCTTGACTTACTTAAGGTCTTGGCgcatacttcctggggagctgagAGGCGCATGCTccactctttacattcctctctggtgctgtctaaactcgattatggctgtcctgcttactcgtctgcctctccctccacccttcgtcGTTTTGATGCTCTTCACCATCCTGGGCTCTGTCTTAGCAATAGTGCCTTTCATTTGACCCCTATCCAGAGACTGTATGTTGAGACCGGCATCCTGACTCTACAGGATCAGCATGATCGCTACTTTGTGTGGTCCCTTCAACACCCTAACTCTCGCTTATGTTGTACTTTGACCATTACCTCTCCTGTGGgccctgttccctttcaccacctccccctttctgtacggttgtctcgcTTGCAAGGTTCTCTCTCGGTATGTGTTGCCAATGTTTCTCCTTGTCATTCTGTCCTTtcccccatggagggtccctcttcctaaGTTTTGTAGAACCTTGACCTGCATGACTAAGGCTTTTACCCCTTGTACAGTTCTGAGATGCCTTTTCCTtgctcacttttcttcacactcccgctccgtcTCCATCTTCACAGATAGGtttaagtctgctgacggtgttg
This is a stretch of genomic DNA from Procambarus clarkii isolate CNS0578487 chromosome 45, FALCON_Pclarkii_2.0, whole genome shotgun sequence. It encodes these proteins:
- the CIAPIN1 gene encoding LOW QUALITY PROTEIN: anamorsin homolog (The sequence of the model RefSeq protein was modified relative to this genomic sequence to represent the inferred CDS: deleted 2 bases in 2 codons), encoding MFGIQPRQQVLVLWSTPVNAEELQTLVGELKSAVGNEGKVAVENSDMLMGSNHQASSFDHVLAGVLPPFTFLCPVNILGEALRILKPSGCLTVRTTDTSSTQSNLKLAGFTSISEPKNANLTDEQKRNLTTPVVEVTCKKPEFEVGSAMKLSFAKPAASKPSTGTWNIDLDDDIELADPDDLLTEEDLTLPDPASLKVCGTTGQRKACKNCVCGLKEELDAENMKAAEENKKNFKSSCGSCYLGDAFRCASCPYLGMPAFKPGEKVKLTDNTLQDTT